One Sagittula stellata E-37 genomic window carries:
- the gatC gene encoding Asp-tRNA(Asn)/Glu-tRNA(Gln) amidotransferase subunit GatC, whose protein sequence is MSIDIETAARVAKLARIKVEEDDLPALANAFNDILGFIEQLNEVDVDGVEPMVSVTPMRLKRRQDGVTDGGMQDKVLSNAPDAREGFFAVPKVVE, encoded by the coding sequence ATGTCGATCGACATCGAGACCGCCGCCCGCGTCGCCAAGCTTGCGCGGATCAAGGTGGAAGAGGACGACCTGCCCGCGCTGGCAAATGCCTTCAACGACATCCTCGGGTTCATCGAGCAACTGAACGAGGTAGATGTCGACGGGGTGGAGCCCATGGTCTCCGTCACGCCGATGCGGCTGAAACGCCGCCAGGACGGGGTGACGGACGGAGGCATGCAGGACAAGGTCCTGTCGAATGCGCCGGATGCCCGGGAAGGCTTCTTTGCGGTTCCGAAGGTGGTCGAGTGA
- a CDS encoding metal-dependent hydrolase: MKITWMGHGGFRIETGGEVLLIDPWIDGNPMMDGKDTDAAIEGATQILLTHGHFDHTDDIVDVSNRTGAPVHAIFELGHALQAMGAKEGHAFNMGGSVSFGDVKVTMVPASHSSSMKVDGVATYMGQEAGFVIESGGTVLYLSGDTCPMADMAWIAEYFKPTIGIISAGGYYTMDMEMAAYAAKKYFDFKTVIPCHYRTFPALEQSAEKLAAGLPGVTVIEPQVLEPIEV; this comes from the coding sequence ATGAAGATCACCTGGATGGGTCACGGCGGCTTCCGCATCGAAACGGGTGGCGAGGTGCTGCTGATCGATCCGTGGATCGACGGCAACCCGATGATGGACGGCAAAGACACCGACGCCGCCATCGAGGGGGCCACGCAGATCCTCCTCACCCACGGGCATTTCGACCACACGGACGACATCGTGGACGTGTCCAACCGCACGGGCGCGCCTGTGCACGCCATCTTCGAGCTTGGCCATGCGCTGCAGGCGATGGGCGCAAAGGAAGGTCACGCGTTCAACATGGGCGGCTCCGTCAGCTTCGGAGACGTGAAGGTCACCATGGTCCCGGCCTCGCATTCCTCGTCGATGAAGGTCGACGGTGTGGCAACCTACATGGGGCAGGAAGCGGGCTTTGTCATCGAAAGCGGCGGGACGGTGCTGTATCTCTCCGGCGACACCTGCCCGATGGCCGACATGGCGTGGATCGCGGAGTACTTCAAACCGACGATCGGCATCATCTCGGCGGGCGGCTACTACACGATGGACATGGAAATGGCCGCCTATGCCGCGAAAAAGTACTTCGATTTCAAGACCGTGATCCCATGCCACTACCGCACGTTCCCGGCGCTCGAACAGTCGGCCGAAAAGCTGGCAGCCGGCCTGCCCGGCGTCACCGTGATCGAGCCGCAGGTGCTTGAGCCCATAGAGGTCTGA
- a CDS encoding WD40/YVTN/BNR-like repeat-containing protein, producing MSKSTTIFIGTTKGLFLLKSANGRDGWVLSGPHCGGWPINHALGADGVMLAGGGGDFPGAGIWRSTDEGVSWDVVKLADGEMDTWARADPEAAKIFGIDASTDPAPYSGRIKAIWSLAKAGDRIYAGAKPATLFSSDDNGLSWQPVNSLTDHPSSDSWQPGAAGLVLHTIVSDPRSPDKIWLAISAAGVFASDDGGASWERRNRLGNLGPCGHTHHPAGPRDGETGHCVHSIVRAGGEEDLLYQQNHHGVFRSRDGGRSWDDITEGLPSTFGFPIAVHPQKPDTIWTLPLNGDSDGRYPPDASAAVWRSRDGGDTWKACRTGLPQENCYFTVLRQAMATDPGAGLWFGTNSGSVFASFDEGDNWQELAQHLPTVLCVEAAH from the coding sequence ATGAGCAAAAGCACCACCATCTTCATCGGCACCACCAAGGGCCTTTTCCTGCTGAAGTCTGCCAACGGGCGCGACGGGTGGGTCCTGTCAGGGCCACATTGCGGCGGATGGCCCATCAACCACGCGCTGGGGGCGGATGGCGTGATGCTGGCTGGCGGCGGCGGCGATTTCCCGGGCGCGGGGATCTGGCGCTCCACCGATGAAGGCGTGTCGTGGGACGTGGTCAAGCTCGCCGACGGGGAGATGGACACATGGGCCCGCGCCGACCCTGAGGCCGCGAAGATCTTCGGCATCGACGCGTCCACCGACCCAGCGCCCTACAGCGGACGGATCAAAGCGATCTGGTCGCTGGCCAAGGCGGGTGACCGGATCTACGCCGGAGCAAAACCCGCGACACTCTTTTCCAGCGATGACAATGGGTTATCCTGGCAACCGGTGAACAGCCTGACGGACCACCCCTCTTCCGACAGCTGGCAGCCCGGCGCCGCGGGGCTCGTGCTGCACACCATCGTGTCCGATCCGAGGAGTCCGGACAAGATCTGGCTGGCGATCTCTGCCGCGGGCGTGTTCGCCAGCGACGATGGCGGCGCAAGCTGGGAGCGGCGCAACCGGCTGGGCAACCTCGGCCCCTGCGGACACACGCACCACCCGGCCGGTCCGAGGGACGGCGAGACCGGTCATTGCGTCCACAGCATCGTTCGCGCGGGCGGTGAGGAAGACCTGCTTTACCAGCAGAACCACCACGGTGTGTTCCGGTCACGGGATGGCGGGAGGTCTTGGGACGACATCACCGAAGGGCTGCCCTCCACCTTCGGCTTCCCGATTGCCGTTCACCCGCAGAAGCCCGACACGATATGGACCCTTCCGCTCAACGGCGACAGCGACGGCCGCTACCCGCCCGACGCCAGCGCCGCCGTCTGGCGATCGCGCGACGGGGGCGACACGTGGAAAGCCTGCCGTACCGGTCTGCCTCAGGAAAACTGCTACTTCACGGTGCTGCGGCAGGCGATGGCCACCGATCCGGGCGCGGGCCTGTGGTTCGGCACGAACTCCGGCTCGGTCTTTGCCAGTTTCGACGAGGGCGACAACTGGCAGGAACTGGCGCAGCATCTGCCTACGGTCCTCTGCGTCGAGGCCGCGCACTGA
- a CDS encoding O-acetylhomoserine aminocarboxypropyltransferase/cysteine synthase family protein produces MTDAPQFGFDTLQIHAGARPDPATGARQVPIYQTTAYVFRDAEHAAALFNLQEVGYIYSRLTNPTVAALQERVAVLEGGVGAVCCSSGHAAQIMALFPLMAPGRNVVVSTRLYGGSITQFSQTIKRFGWSATFVDFDDLDAVAAAIDDDTRAVFCESIANPGGYITDLDAIAAVADKAGLPLIVDNTSATPYLCRPIEHGATLVVHSMTKYLTGNGTVTGGAVVDSGNFDWSASDKFPSLSAPEPAYHGLKFHETFGPLAFTFHGIAIGLRDLGMTLNPQAAHYTLMGIETLSLRMQKHVENARQIAEWLEKHEAVKGVTYAGLASSPYHDRVARICPKGAGGLFTVALKGGYEACVKFVDSLEIFSHVANLGDTRSLVIHSASTTHRQLTEEQQVAAGAAPDVVRISIGIEDAKDLIADLDQALHKSLS; encoded by the coding sequence ATGACAGACGCACCCCAGTTCGGCTTTGACACGCTGCAAATCCATGCGGGCGCCCGGCCCGATCCGGCCACCGGCGCGCGGCAGGTGCCGATCTACCAGACCACGGCCTACGTCTTTCGCGATGCCGAACATGCCGCCGCGCTCTTCAACCTTCAGGAAGTGGGCTACATCTATTCCCGCCTGACCAACCCCACCGTCGCCGCGCTGCAGGAACGTGTCGCGGTGCTTGAAGGCGGTGTCGGCGCGGTCTGCTGTTCCTCCGGCCACGCGGCGCAGATCATGGCGCTGTTCCCGCTGATGGCACCGGGGCGCAACGTCGTGGTGTCGACCCGGCTTTATGGCGGCTCGATCACCCAGTTCAGCCAGACCATCAAGCGCTTCGGCTGGTCCGCGACCTTCGTCGACTTCGACGACCTCGACGCCGTGGCCGCGGCCATCGACGACGACACCCGCGCCGTGTTCTGCGAATCCATCGCCAACCCGGGCGGCTACATCACCGATCTCGACGCGATCGCGGCCGTGGCAGACAAGGCCGGGCTGCCGCTGATCGTCGACAACACCTCTGCCACGCCCTACCTCTGCCGCCCCATCGAACACGGTGCGACGCTGGTCGTGCACTCGATGACCAAGTACCTGACCGGCAACGGCACGGTCACCGGCGGCGCCGTGGTCGATTCCGGCAATTTCGACTGGTCCGCCTCGGACAAGTTCCCGTCTCTTTCGGCGCCGGAACCGGCCTACCACGGCCTGAAGTTCCACGAGACGTTCGGCCCGCTGGCCTTCACCTTCCACGGCATCGCCATCGGGTTGCGCGACCTCGGTATGACGCTCAACCCGCAAGCGGCGCATTACACGCTGATGGGCATCGAGACGCTGAGCCTGCGGATGCAGAAACACGTGGAGAACGCCAGGCAGATCGCCGAGTGGCTGGAAAAGCACGAGGCGGTGAAGGGCGTGACCTATGCCGGTCTCGCCAGTTCGCCCTATCACGACCGGGTGGCACGCATCTGCCCGAAAGGCGCGGGCGGGCTGTTCACCGTCGCACTGAAAGGCGGCTACGAGGCCTGCGTCAAGTTTGTGGATTCGCTGGAAATCTTCAGCCATGTCGCCAACCTCGGCGACACCCGCAGCCTGGTGATCCACTCCGCCTCCACCACCCACCGCCAGCTCACCGAAGAGCAGCAGGTCGCCGCAGGGGCGGCGCCGGACGTGGTGCGGATTTCCATCGGGATCGAAGACGCGAAGGACCTGATCGCCGATCTGGATCAGGCGCTGCACAAGTCGCTGTCGTAA
- a CDS encoding SIMPL domain-containing protein encodes MRFITMILLVAMTGPAFAQETPGQAPAQAPGRMTVSGEAKVVATPDMAVLRLGAQGRGETAAEAMDSTSAAVSAILARLQELGVAENDIKTTSLNLSEERRWNREQEVEVFEGYLAENIVEVRVRDLDSLGAILGDVLDEGANRMQGLQFTLQDPREVEDEARRRAVADARAKAELYAEAAGVSLGTLVTLTDSATPIVRPMDLAEPVVMEARAAKDVPVAAGEIEIRAEVTMTYALGQ; translated from the coding sequence ATGCGCTTCATAACGATGATTTTACTTGTGGCGATGACCGGGCCGGCCTTTGCCCAGGAAACGCCCGGACAGGCGCCTGCCCAGGCCCCCGGCCGCATGACTGTTTCGGGCGAGGCGAAAGTCGTGGCCACCCCCGACATGGCGGTTCTGAGGCTCGGTGCGCAGGGCCGTGGAGAAACCGCAGCAGAGGCGATGGATTCGACCTCGGCCGCAGTGTCGGCGATCCTGGCGCGGCTGCAGGAGCTCGGCGTTGCGGAGAACGACATCAAGACCACCTCGCTCAACCTTTCGGAAGAGCGGCGCTGGAACCGCGAGCAGGAAGTCGAGGTGTTCGAAGGCTACCTTGCGGAGAACATCGTGGAGGTGCGTGTGCGCGACCTCGACTCGCTCGGCGCGATTCTCGGCGACGTGCTGGACGAGGGGGCGAACCGGATGCAGGGTCTGCAGTTCACCCTGCAGGACCCGCGCGAGGTCGAGGACGAGGCACGCCGCCGCGCTGTTGCGGACGCGCGTGCCAAGGCGGAACTCTACGCCGAAGCCGCAGGCGTGTCGCTGGGTACGCTGGTCACGCTGACCGACAGCGCGACGCCGATCGTGCGCCCGATGGACCTGGCAGAGCCGGTGGTGATGGAAGCCCGCGCCGCCAAGGACGTGCCCGTCGCGGCGGGCGAGATCGAGATCCGCGCCGAGGTCACGATGACCTACGCGCTGGGTCAATAA